The following are encoded together in the Aerococcus mictus genome:
- a CDS encoding flavocytochrome c, protein MVDIKDAYDVIIIGSGGAGMTAAITAHDLGLETVIFEKTEKIGGNTNKASSGMNASESSYQEEAGIEDKREDFFEETLKGGHGTNQQDLLHYFVDHSAQAIDWLADLGIVLDNLTITGGMSKPRTHRPHDGSAVGGYLVKGLKANVDKRQIPVITQADVQEILVDQGQVKGVKVEIDDQVREIKSQAVIIASGGFGANAKLVEEARPELAGYVTTSGPGITGDGILMAQAAGAGTVDMDQIQVHPTVHQDQGILIGEAVRGEGAILVDSQGQRFTNELGTRDVVSQAITDLPDHKARLIFDQGVRDRAKAIEFYAAKGYVTDGDGLTELAEKIGLPADKLVQTVADYNQGIAEEKDEFGRTTGLHALDQAPYYAIEIAPGVHYTMGGLSIDQEGHVLKADGSGSIPGLYACGEVVGGLHGSNRIGGNSIGEIIVFGRLAGQKAAEAVKN, encoded by the coding sequence ATGGTAGATATAAAAGATGCATACGATGTGATTATTATCGGTTCCGGGGGCGCAGGGATGACCGCTGCTATTACCGCCCATGACCTGGGACTAGAGACCGTCATTTTTGAAAAAACGGAAAAAATTGGTGGTAATACCAACAAGGCCTCCAGTGGCATGAATGCTAGTGAAAGCAGTTATCAGGAGGAGGCTGGTATTGAAGATAAGCGGGAAGATTTCTTTGAGGAAACCCTTAAAGGGGGACACGGGACCAATCAGCAAGACCTGCTTCATTATTTTGTCGATCATTCGGCCCAAGCCATTGATTGGTTGGCTGATTTAGGGATTGTGTTGGATAATTTAACCATTACTGGCGGCATGTCCAAGCCTCGGACCCACCGCCCCCACGATGGGTCGGCTGTGGGTGGCTACCTGGTTAAAGGTTTGAAAGCCAATGTGGACAAGCGGCAAATTCCTGTCATTACCCAGGCTGACGTCCAAGAGATTTTAGTCGATCAAGGCCAAGTGAAAGGGGTTAAGGTTGAAATCGACGATCAAGTCCGTGAGATCAAGAGTCAGGCGGTCATTATTGCTTCCGGCGGTTTTGGCGCTAATGCCAAATTAGTGGAGGAGGCCCGTCCGGAACTCGCCGGTTATGTGACCACTTCTGGACCAGGAATTACGGGCGACGGTATTCTGATGGCCCAAGCTGCTGGTGCGGGGACCGTCGACATGGACCAAATCCAAGTCCACCCTACTGTCCACCAAGATCAAGGGATTCTGATCGGAGAAGCGGTCCGCGGCGAAGGGGCCATTCTGGTTGACAGTCAAGGTCAACGTTTTACCAATGAATTGGGGACTCGAGATGTGGTTTCCCAGGCTATTACCGATCTCCCTGACCACAAGGCCCGCTTGATCTTTGACCAAGGGGTGCGTGACCGGGCCAAGGCCATTGAATTCTACGCTGCCAAGGGTTATGTAACTGATGGAGACGGTTTAACTGAATTAGCTGAAAAGATCGGCTTGCCAGCAGACAAACTCGTTCAAACTGTGGCAGACTATAACCAAGGTATCGCTGAAGAAAAAGACGAGTTCGGACGCACAACCGGTTTACATGCCCTTGACCAAGCCCCTTACTACGCCATTGAAATTGCCCCTGGCGTTCACTATACCATGGGTGGTTTAAGCATTGACCAAGAGGGCCACGTTCTCAAAGCAGATGGCAGTGGGTCGATTCCTGGGCTCTATGCCTGCGGTGAAGTCGTGGGTGGCTTGCACGGTTCTAACCGGATCGGCGGTAACTCTATCGGTGAAATTATTGTCTTTGGTCGCTTAGCTGGACAGAAGGCGGCTGAAGCGGTTAAAAATTAA
- a CDS encoding MerR family transcriptional regulator: MAEKQLRRSRAVFPIGTVMKLTDLTARQIRYYEEQKLIAPHRTDTNRRMYSLNDVDRLLDIKDYLDDGYSIQMIYKIYNEPKDVTHESKQLTEDDVRRILYNEFLAAGGFDNAPGEKPRF; this comes from the coding sequence ATGGCAGAGAAACAATTACGGCGGTCACGGGCGGTCTTTCCGATCGGGACAGTGATGAAGTTAACCGATCTCACCGCGCGTCAAATTCGTTATTATGAGGAGCAAAAATTAATTGCCCCCCACCGCACCGACACCAATCGGCGGATGTATTCCTTGAATGATGTGGACCGTTTACTGGATATTAAGGATTATCTCGATGATGGTTATAGTATCCAGATGATTTATAAAATTTATAATGAACCTAAGGACGTGACCCATGAAAGTAAGCAATTAACTGAGGACGATGTCCGTCGTATTCTTTATAATGAGTTTCTCGCCGCCGGGGGCTTTGATAACGCCCCAGGAGAGAAACCCCGTTTTTAA
- a CDS encoding MalY/PatB family protein: MNKADLIVDRRGTQTTKWGQLENAFGDSDLIPLWIADMDFATAPEIKQVLHDYVEQNQYGYAPVRPEYYQAIIDWTKKHFDYDTEKDWYFYTPGVCTGIAYVLVALLDEGDKVLIQNPVYNPFRTVVEEANRKLVMQDLLGDDDSGYRIDFEALEKAFKEDDIKALLFCSPQNPTGRVWTEEELKQVVALCKQYDVLLISDEIHRDFVWQGHHHIAIDKLAQDQDFDRVITLTAGSKTFNLAQFSHSLMIVRDPDLRAQIQAFYDKLHLNNPGSPAGYLALEAAYRHGEDWLKAIKEIIYQNYQNLRNTLTEALPEIKVADLEATYLMWIDLGAYVPSQDLHHVVQDKAKLAVNYGQTYWPTKADDTHIRINLGTDPALIEAAGKNLVQAIKDYQKEN, from the coding sequence ATGAATAAAGCAGATTTAATTGTAGATAGAAGAGGGACTCAAACCACCAAGTGGGGTCAGTTAGAGAACGCCTTTGGAGATAGCGACCTGATTCCTTTGTGGATTGCCGACATGGACTTTGCGACCGCACCAGAAATTAAGCAAGTCCTCCACGACTATGTCGAACAAAACCAATACGGCTATGCCCCTGTGCGGCCGGAATACTACCAAGCCATTATTGACTGGACTAAGAAGCACTTCGACTATGACACCGAAAAAGACTGGTATTTCTATACTCCTGGGGTCTGTACCGGGATTGCCTATGTCTTAGTGGCCCTCTTAGATGAAGGCGACAAGGTCCTAATTCAAAATCCGGTCTATAATCCCTTCCGTACCGTGGTTGAAGAAGCCAACCGCAAACTGGTCATGCAAGACCTCCTCGGTGACGACGACAGTGGCTATCGGATTGATTTTGAAGCCCTGGAAAAAGCCTTCAAGGAAGACGATATCAAGGCCCTACTCTTCTGTTCCCCGCAAAATCCAACTGGCCGGGTCTGGACGGAGGAAGAACTCAAGCAAGTGGTCGCCCTCTGTAAGCAATATGATGTCTTATTGATTTCTGATGAAATCCACCGCGACTTTGTCTGGCAAGGTCACCATCACATCGCCATTGATAAATTAGCCCAAGACCAAGACTTTGACCGAGTGATTACCTTGACGGCGGGTTCTAAGACCTTTAACTTGGCTCAATTCAGCCATTCCTTAATGATTGTCCGGGACCCTGACTTACGGGCACAAATCCAAGCCTTCTACGATAAGTTACACTTAAACAATCCAGGGTCACCTGCCGGCTATCTGGCACTAGAAGCAGCCTACCGTCACGGAGAAGACTGGCTTAAAGCCATCAAGGAGATCATTTACCAAAACTACCAAAACCTGCGTAACACCCTGACTGAGGCCCTGCCTGAGATCAAGGTGGCAGACTTAGAAGCCACTTACCTGATGTGGATTGACCTGGGGGCCTATGTGCCAAGTCAAGACTTACACCATGTGGTTCAAGATAAGGCCAAACTAGCAGTTAACTATGGGCAAACTTATTGGCCCACCAAAGCTGATGATACTCACATCCGGATTAATCTGGGGACCGATCCGGCCCTCATTGAAGCAGCTGGCAAGAACTTAGTTCAAGCCATTAAAGACTATCAAAAGGAAAATTAA
- a CDS encoding copper-translocating P-type ATPase, whose translation MATACLNACPHACRQGGACTCQQASCGSHEKVAASQSQEVGCHSQRADHESHETSHADHHDHSDHAGHGGHHMGMMDDMKQRFWVVLVLTIPIAVLSPMLMMIFNYSITFPGQGWIEFILGTIVFFYGGKPFLEHGWMEIQNRQPGMMLLITLGIVSSYLYSVMTTFFLDASMNYYFELATLILIMLLGHVIEMKSQMRANDDLESLANLLPNEASRITADGDIEVVPIDQLQVDDLVLVRPGEKVAVDGIITSGRSSLDEAVITGESVPVAKSDGDEVIAGTINGDGALQVRVAKAGENSYVQQVLDLVKGAQAQKSKAQSLADRVAAWLFYIAFGVGILALIIWWNITTAATAIQFMVSTFVIACPHALGLAIPLVNAKSTSLAARSGLLVQNRIPFEQAYQVDTVVFDKTGTLTKGEFAVDGVYPIADASEDQILALAASLEQQSEHPIAKGIVKAAQEKSLALEEVTDYQNHSGAGLEGKIDGNLVQILSPKATREAGYDYDQSQLETITSQAKTVVFVIQTDQVIGAIAVSDQVRPEAKQVIQVLHDQGIEAVMLTGDNDQVAQAVAKEIGLDQVFSQVLPDQKSAAIQSLQNQGKAVMMVGDGVNDAPALAQAQVGVAIGAGTDVAMDSADIILVESQLKDVLNSLSLSQATNSKIKQNLAWGAGYNIFAIPLAAGLLAPIGITLGPALSGILMSLSTVICAVNAQSLNFEKYE comes from the coding sequence ATGGCAACAGCTTGTTTAAATGCTTGTCCGCATGCTTGCCGGCAAGGGGGCGCTTGCACCTGTCAACAAGCCTCCTGTGGTAGCCATGAAAAAGTAGCGGCTAGTCAAAGTCAAGAGGTTGGCTGCCATAGTCAAAGGGCTGATCATGAAAGCCATGAGACTAGTCACGCAGACCACCACGACCATAGTGACCACGCAGGCCATGGCGGCCACCACATGGGCATGATGGACGATATGAAGCAACGGTTCTGGGTGGTCCTGGTACTCACTATCCCCATTGCGGTCTTATCGCCTATGTTGATGATGATCTTTAACTATTCCATTACTTTTCCCGGCCAAGGCTGGATTGAATTTATCTTAGGGACCATCGTCTTCTTCTATGGGGGGAAACCTTTCCTAGAGCACGGCTGGATGGAAATCCAAAATAGACAGCCGGGCATGATGCTCTTAATTACCTTAGGGATTGTGTCTTCCTATTTATACAGTGTGATGACCACCTTTTTCCTTGATGCCAGCATGAATTATTACTTTGAACTGGCGACCCTGATTCTCATCATGCTCTTAGGCCATGTGATTGAAATGAAGTCACAAATGCGGGCCAATGATGACTTGGAATCCCTAGCCAACCTCCTCCCTAATGAAGCCAGTCGGATTACGGCGGATGGGGACATTGAAGTGGTTCCAATCGACCAATTACAAGTCGATGACTTAGTCCTAGTCCGTCCGGGAGAAAAGGTTGCCGTTGATGGGATCATTACAAGTGGTCGGTCTAGTTTAGATGAAGCGGTCATTACCGGGGAATCCGTTCCCGTAGCTAAGTCAGATGGGGATGAAGTGATTGCCGGAACCATTAATGGCGATGGGGCTCTTCAAGTCCGGGTAGCAAAAGCCGGTGAGAATTCCTATGTCCAACAAGTCCTTGACCTGGTTAAAGGGGCCCAAGCCCAAAAATCCAAGGCCCAAAGCTTGGCCGACCGGGTAGCGGCCTGGCTCTTCTACATTGCCTTTGGGGTCGGGATCTTAGCCTTAATCATTTGGTGGAATATCACCACGGCAGCAACCGCTATTCAATTTATGGTTTCCACCTTCGTGATTGCCTGTCCCCATGCCCTGGGACTAGCTATTCCCTTGGTGAATGCCAAGTCCACCTCCCTAGCTGCTCGTTCAGGCCTCCTGGTCCAAAATCGGATTCCCTTTGAACAGGCCTACCAAGTGGATACGGTGGTTTTCGATAAGACCGGGACCTTGACCAAGGGGGAATTTGCTGTCGACGGGGTTTACCCAATCGCCGATGCTAGTGAAGACCAAATCCTCGCCCTGGCGGCTAGTCTGGAACAACAATCTGAACACCCCATTGCCAAGGGAATTGTCAAAGCCGCCCAAGAAAAATCACTAGCCCTAGAAGAAGTGACCGACTACCAAAACCACAGTGGCGCCGGTCTAGAAGGTAAAATTGACGGTAACTTAGTTCAAATCTTAAGTCCTAAAGCCACCCGTGAAGCGGGTTATGACTATGACCAAAGTCAATTGGAAACCATTACCAGTCAAGCCAAGACGGTGGTCTTTGTCATCCAGACTGACCAAGTCATTGGTGCCATCGCTGTCTCTGACCAAGTTCGTCCGGAAGCCAAGCAAGTGATCCAAGTCCTCCATGACCAAGGCATTGAAGCCGTGATGTTGACCGGGGACAACGACCAAGTGGCCCAAGCGGTAGCTAAGGAAATCGGCTTAGACCAAGTCTTTAGCCAAGTCCTCCCCGATCAAAAATCAGCCGCTATCCAAAGCCTGCAAAATCAAGGCAAAGCGGTCATGATGGTAGGAGACGGGGTCAATGATGCCCCTGCCTTAGCCCAAGCCCAAGTCGGCGTTGCTATCGGTGCCGGAACCGATGTGGCCATGGACTCGGCTGATATTATCCTGGTGGAAAGTCAGTTGAAGGATGTCTTGAACAGTTTAAGTCTGTCTCAAGCTACCAATTCTAAGATCAAGCAAAACCTGGCCTGGGGAGCGGGTTACAATATCTTCGCTATCCCCCTAGCTGCTGGGTTACTGGCACCAATTGGTATTACCTTAGGGCCTGCCCTATCAGGAATCCTCATGTCACTTTCGACAGTGATCTGTGCCGTCAACGCCCAAAGCTTGAACTTTGAAAAATACGAATAA
- a CDS encoding branched-chain amino acid aminotransferase, giving the protein MSVNIDWNNLGFAYMDLPYRWRAYWKDGEWYKEGLEEGKTFPIAEGAPALHYGQEAFEGLKAYRRKDGQIQLFRPDQNAKRMANSAERMLMPAYPEEKFVEAVVKTVQANADYVPPYGSGASMYIRPLLIGVGDNIGVSPAKEYIFTIFTMPVGPYYRDGLAPMPFVTSKYDRAAPYGTGASKVGGNYGGSLLPGEKAKKAGYGDVVYLDPATHTKIEEVGSANFYGIEKDTNKFVTPKSPSILPSITKYSIIHLAKERLGLEVEEGDVYVDELDRFAEAGAMGTAAVISPVSRIDHGDRSFKFYSDTEVGPITQKLYDELVGIQYGDIEAPEGWIVEVPEK; this is encoded by the coding sequence ATGTCTGTAAATATCGATTGGAATAATTTAGGTTTTGCTTATATGGACCTTCCTTATCGTTGGCGTGCTTATTGGAAAGATGGCGAATGGTATAAAGAAGGCTTAGAAGAGGGAAAGACTTTTCCAATTGCTGAAGGTGCTCCAGCCTTACACTATGGCCAAGAAGCATTTGAAGGCTTAAAAGCTTACCGTCGTAAAGATGGTCAGATCCAACTCTTCCGTCCAGACCAAAACGCTAAACGGATGGCTAACTCCGCCGAACGAATGTTGATGCCAGCTTATCCTGAAGAAAAATTTGTTGAAGCGGTTGTCAAAACAGTTCAAGCGAACGCTGACTACGTCCCACCTTATGGGTCAGGCGCTTCCATGTATATCCGTCCATTATTAATTGGGGTAGGCGACAACATTGGTGTTTCCCCTGCTAAGGAATATATCTTTACTATCTTCACCATGCCAGTAGGACCTTACTACCGTGATGGTTTAGCACCAATGCCATTTGTCACCAGCAAGTACGACCGTGCCGCTCCTTACGGGACTGGTGCTTCTAAAGTTGGTGGGAACTACGGTGGTTCGCTCTTACCAGGTGAAAAAGCGAAGAAAGCCGGCTATGGTGACGTGGTTTACCTAGACCCAGCTACCCACACCAAGATTGAAGAAGTTGGTTCCGCAAACTTCTACGGGATCGAAAAAGATACCAACAAATTTGTGACACCAAAATCACCTTCAATCCTCCCATCCATCACCAAATACTCGATCATTCACTTAGCTAAAGAACGTTTAGGCTTAGAGGTTGAAGAAGGCGACGTTTACGTGGATGAATTAGACCGCTTCGCTGAAGCAGGTGCTATGGGTACCGCTGCCGTTATTTCTCCAGTTTCACGGATTGACCACGGCGACCGTTCCTTCAAATTCTACTCCGACACAGAAGTTGGGCCAATCACCCAAAAACTTTATGACGAGTTAGTGGGTATCCAATACGGAGACATTGAAGCACCAGAAGGCTGGATCGTCGAAGTCCCTGAAAAATAA
- the msrA gene encoding peptide-methionine (S)-S-oxide reductase MsrA — protein MSQALATFAGGCFWCMVQPFETMPGILKVVSGYTGGYTENPTYREVCLGGTGHTEAVQITYNPELISYQDLVEIYWQQTDPTDAMGQFADRGGSYRPVIFYHNDQQKAIAEKSKRDLEASSRFDKPIVTQIEPAQSFYPAEEYHQDFHAKNPDHYQAYRQGSGRQAFIDKYWQN, from the coding sequence ATGAGTCAAGCATTAGCAACTTTTGCCGGGGGCTGTTTTTGGTGTATGGTGCAACCCTTTGAGACCATGCCCGGGATTTTAAAGGTCGTGTCCGGATACACAGGTGGGTACACCGAAAACCCCACTTATCGCGAAGTTTGCCTGGGGGGAACGGGCCACACGGAAGCGGTGCAAATCACCTATAATCCCGAATTAATTTCCTACCAAGACTTAGTGGAAATCTATTGGCAACAAACCGACCCGACTGACGCTATGGGCCAATTTGCGGACCGGGGGGGCTCTTACCGGCCCGTGATTTTCTACCATAATGACCAACAAAAAGCCATCGCCGAAAAATCCAAGCGCGACTTGGAAGCCAGCAGTCGTTTTGACAAACCCATCGTGACCCAAATTGAACCGGCCCAAAGCTTCTACCCTGCCGAAGAATACCACCAAGACTTTCATGCCAAGAACCCTGACCACTACCAGGCCTACCGCCAAGGCTCAGGTCGGCAAGCCTTCATTGATAAATATTGGCAAAATTAG
- the serS gene encoding serine--tRNA ligase — translation MIDVRLLRDNFDQVAEALKGRGVEKETLEHLRDLDQKRRQVIVEAENLKKERNIASDAIGQLKRNKENADDKIQEMKALGTKIKALDSDLDQLDQEEHDILARIPNLPAEGVPVGADEDENVEIHRHGETPEFNFELKAHWDLAEDLDILDWDAGAKVSGSRFVYYKGLGARLERALYNFMLDQHQKEGYMEMITPFLVNDQAMYGTGQFPKFTEDVYQITNEGQDLTLIPTAEVPLTNYFAKEILKEEDLPIRVTALSPCFRSEAGSAGRDTRGLIRMHQFQKVEMVKVATPDQSFDELEAMTKNAENILDLLGLPYRRIILCTGDMGFSAAKTYDIEVWMPAQNTYREISSCSNCVDFQARRAQVRYRDIDGKTQLAHTLNGSGLAVGRTVAAVLENGQNADGSITIPEVLVPYMGGVDKITKENARGLN, via the coding sequence ATGATTGATGTACGTTTATTACGGGATAATTTTGATCAAGTGGCTGAGGCTTTGAAGGGCCGGGGGGTTGAGAAAGAAACCCTAGAACACTTACGCGACCTGGACCAAAAACGCCGCCAAGTGATTGTCGAAGCGGAAAACTTGAAAAAGGAACGGAATATCGCTTCTGACGCTATTGGTCAACTCAAGCGCAATAAGGAAAATGCCGACGACAAGATCCAAGAAATGAAGGCCTTAGGGACCAAGATCAAGGCCTTGGACAGCGACTTAGACCAACTTGACCAAGAAGAGCATGATATCCTGGCGCGGATTCCTAACCTACCAGCTGAAGGCGTACCGGTCGGTGCAGATGAAGATGAAAATGTGGAAATCCACCGTCACGGGGAAACCCCTGAATTCAACTTTGAACTCAAAGCCCACTGGGACTTAGCCGAAGATTTAGATATCCTTGATTGGGATGCAGGGGCTAAGGTGTCAGGTTCTCGTTTTGTCTACTATAAGGGTCTGGGGGCACGTTTGGAACGGGCTTTGTATAACTTCATGTTGGACCAACACCAAAAAGAAGGCTACATGGAAATGATTACGCCTTTCTTAGTCAACGACCAAGCCATGTATGGGACTGGACAATTCCCTAAATTCACCGAAGACGTTTACCAAATCACCAATGAAGGGCAAGACCTGACCTTGATTCCTACTGCAGAAGTGCCGTTAACGAACTACTTTGCTAAGGAAATCTTGAAGGAAGAAGACCTGCCTATCCGGGTAACGGCTCTCTCACCTTGTTTCCGTTCTGAAGCCGGTTCAGCGGGACGGGACACCCGGGGTTTGATCCGGATGCACCAATTCCAAAAGGTAGAAATGGTTAAAGTAGCGACTCCAGACCAATCCTTCGATGAACTGGAAGCCATGACTAAAAACGCAGAAAATATTCTCGACTTACTCGGTTTACCTTACCGTCGCATTATCCTCTGTACCGGGGATATGGGCTTCTCAGCAGCCAAGACCTATGATATCGAAGTTTGGATGCCCGCCCAAAATACCTACCGGGAAATTTCTTCCTGCTCTAACTGTGTGGACTTCCAAGCACGCCGGGCCCAAGTCCGCTACCGGGACATTGATGGCAAGACCCAACTGGCCCATACTTTAAACGGGTCTGGTTTAGCAGTGGGTCGGACAGTCGCTGCCGTCTTAGAAAACGGACAAAACGCGGACGGTTCCATTACCATCCCTGAAGTGCTGGTGCCTTACATGGGTGGGGTAGATAAAATTACCAAGGAAAACGCCCGGGGCTTAAATTAA
- a CDS encoding dicarboxylate/amino acid:cation symporter: protein MARVLEKRKIGLVPRILLAIILGIIVGQLSLAPEWFFRLCVTFTGIFSSFLSFVIPFMIIGFVVQGIADLGQGAGKLLGITVLTSYLSTIVGGFLAYLIASQLFPFFISESLVERLIQTAPSLEPLFVIPIEPFFDVTGAIIFAFMMGLGIYWLRQHGRGQVLYEGFSDFGGIISQVLAKIVVPLLPIHIFCNISNLSYSGSVFAIISVFWKVFICVILLQLLYVGFLFILFGTYAGKNPWQLMKNQIPAYMTAIGTQSSAATIPVNLKSAAKNEVSQDIANFVVPLCATIHLTGSMITITANATALLLIYGMPHNLTTILAFILTLGVCMVAAPGTPGGAIMSALPFLPMIGIIDPGMQQIMISLHLTQDSFGTAANISGDNAIAVFIDKIYHNYINKSEKESSDLA from the coding sequence ATGGCAAGAGTACTTGAAAAAAGGAAAATTGGCCTCGTTCCCCGAATATTATTAGCAATTATTTTAGGAATTATTGTTGGACAGTTAAGTTTGGCACCGGAGTGGTTCTTTAGGCTCTGTGTCACCTTTACCGGTATTTTTTCTAGCTTCTTAAGCTTTGTGATTCCCTTTATGATTATTGGTTTCGTGGTCCAAGGGATTGCTGACCTGGGGCAAGGAGCGGGTAAGTTACTCGGGATTACGGTCTTGACCTCGTATTTATCGACTATCGTCGGCGGCTTTTTGGCCTATTTGATAGCTAGTCAGCTCTTTCCCTTTTTTATCAGTGAAAGCCTGGTCGAGCGCTTAATCCAAACGGCACCTAGTCTGGAACCGCTTTTTGTTATTCCTATTGAACCTTTCTTTGATGTGACGGGGGCGATTATATTTGCCTTTATGATGGGACTGGGAATCTACTGGCTCCGCCAACACGGTCGTGGCCAAGTGCTTTATGAAGGTTTTAGCGACTTTGGTGGGATTATCAGCCAGGTCCTGGCAAAAATTGTGGTGCCTCTCTTACCCATCCATATCTTCTGTAATATCAGTAACCTCTCCTATAGTGGCTCGGTCTTTGCCATTATTTCAGTCTTTTGGAAGGTCTTTATCTGTGTCATTCTCTTACAGCTTCTCTATGTGGGCTTCCTATTTATTCTTTTTGGGACCTACGCGGGCAAGAATCCCTGGCAGCTGATGAAGAACCAAATCCCGGCTTATATGACCGCTATTGGGACCCAATCCTCCGCCGCAACTATTCCTGTCAACTTGAAGTCAGCGGCTAAAAATGAAGTTTCCCAAGACATTGCGAACTTTGTCGTGCCTCTCTGTGCCACCATTCATTTGACTGGGTCTATGATTACCATTACGGCCAATGCCACGGCCCTCCTATTAATTTACGGTATGCCCCACAATCTTACTACTATTTTAGCCTTTATCTTGACGCTGGGGGTCTGCATGGTGGCTGCACCTGGGACTCCGGGAGGGGCCATAATGTCAGCCCTACCTTTCTTACCGATGATAGGGATAATTGACCCAGGCATGCAACAAATCATGATCTCCCTCCACTTGACCCAGGATTCCTTTGGGACGGCCGCCAATATTTCGGGAGACAACGCCATTGCTGTCTTTATTGACAAGATTTACCATAATTACATTAATAAAAGCGAGAAGGAAAGCTCAGACTTGGCTTAG
- the guaD gene encoding guanine deaminase: MTQYFQGDLFHTPVYGQLDYVPQALIAVDDNGKIDQVYRQEDPSYVEAVKQAQESTDFVRLEAGQYFLPGLVDLHIHAPQWPQAGIALDEPLNVWLDECTFPLEAKYADLDFARSVYTDLVQQLLARGTTTGLYFASAHLESSYELAKICAQAGQRGLVGKVVMDDPEANPDFYRDASTDQALKDTETFIQKVRDLGKDYKQGVYPVVTPRFVPSCTDEALAGLGALAQKYNAHVQSHCSEGQWEHDFVMERFHGKRDTEVLRDFGLLGPKSVMAHCNFLNEADGKIFQETGTGIGHCPYSNAYFANAVLPVKRLKAQGVNIGLGTDISGGFSSSLYENIRQAVVSSRILEDGVDTQVGPEARGVKDSRISLVEAFYLATKGGGESLDLPLGSIESGQACDLQLIDTKVANNILPDFGVFNDPREIFERIIYLVTPENIRKVWVQGALVVDKVTI, encoded by the coding sequence ATGACCCAGTATTTCCAAGGTGACCTCTTCCACACCCCTGTTTACGGCCAATTAGACTATGTCCCCCAAGCCCTGATCGCGGTGGATGATAACGGTAAGATCGACCAAGTTTACCGCCAAGAGGACCCTAGCTACGTTGAAGCCGTCAAGCAAGCCCAAGAGTCTACTGACTTTGTCCGCTTAGAAGCCGGCCAATACTTCCTGCCTGGCCTGGTGGACCTACATATTCACGCACCCCAATGGCCTCAAGCCGGGATTGCCTTAGATGAACCCCTCAATGTCTGGTTGGATGAGTGCACCTTCCCCTTAGAGGCCAAGTACGCCGATCTGGATTTCGCCCGTTCGGTCTATACTGACCTGGTCCAACAGTTACTGGCTCGCGGTACCACAACTGGGCTCTATTTTGCCTCCGCTCACCTAGAATCCTCCTATGAATTGGCCAAAATCTGTGCCCAAGCCGGCCAACGCGGTTTAGTGGGTAAGGTGGTTATGGATGATCCCGAAGCCAACCCGGACTTCTACCGGGACGCTTCCACTGACCAAGCTCTCAAAGACACCGAGACCTTTATCCAAAAAGTTCGCGACTTAGGAAAAGACTATAAGCAAGGGGTCTATCCGGTGGTTACCCCGCGCTTTGTCCCGAGCTGTACCGATGAGGCTCTAGCCGGTCTAGGCGCCTTAGCTCAAAAATACAATGCTCATGTCCAATCCCACTGCTCGGAAGGCCAATGGGAGCACGACTTTGTTATGGAACGCTTCCATGGCAAACGCGACACTGAGGTCTTACGCGACTTCGGTCTCTTAGGTCCTAAGTCAGTGATGGCTCACTGCAACTTCCTTAATGAAGCTGATGGGAAGATCTTCCAAGAAACTGGGACGGGGATCGGCCACTGTCCTTATTCCAATGCCTATTTCGCTAATGCAGTCCTCCCGGTTAAACGCTTGAAAGCTCAAGGCGTCAACATCGGCTTAGGGACAGACATTTCCGGCGGCTTCTCGTCTAGCCTCTATGAAAATATCCGCCAAGCCGTGGTCTCTTCACGAATCCTAGAAGACGGCGTCGATACCCAAGTTGGCCCTGAAGCACGTGGGGTCAAGGACAGCCGGATCTCCTTAGTGGAAGCCTTCTATCTGGCTACCAAGGGTGGCGGCGAGTCGCTCGACCTCCCACTAGGCAGTATCGAAAGTGGCCAAGCCTGTGACCTGCAACTAATCGACACTAAAGTCGCCAATAACATTCTCCCTGACTTTGGCGTCTTCAATGACCCTCGGGAAATCTTTGAGCGCATCATTTACCTAGTCACCCCAGAAAACATCCGTAAGGTCTGGGTCCAAGGCGCCTTAGTGGTGGATAAGGTAACGATTTAG